The Xanthobacter flavus genome includes a window with the following:
- a CDS encoding amidase, producing MSLSLRPSAGGPADPALMTLAEAAMAIRAGVLSSREATEACLARIARLQPTINAFIAIEPEAALAAADAADAALARGEEKGLLHGLPLAHKDMFYEEGRVSTCGSKILRDKVATTNSTALARIKAAGTVRLGTLHMVEFAYGPTGHNAHFGAARNPWNTAHVTGGSSSGSGAAVAARLTYGALGSDTGGSIRMPANFCGVTGLKTTVGLVSRYGAMPLSFSLDTIGPLARTVEDCAILLQLMAGHDPFDPTTATAPVPDYLAAAEGRLKGLTIGIPDAFYVDDLDPEVARVLDETIATLKRGGARIVGVSLPDQTKLSGASQVVLNCEASASHKAWLLERPQDYGPQIRSRLENGFAIPAVTYLEALRWRGPALAEHLAAVAEVDAVLAPTAPMPAPTIAETVTDGGPGAEAMIQRITRFTRPVNYLGLPTVSLPCGFTGTGLPIGFQVIGRPFAEATLIRIGAAFQRETDFHEQMPEEA from the coding sequence ATGAGCCTGTCGCTCCGCCCCTCCGCCGGTGGCCCGGCCGATCCGGCGCTGATGACGCTCGCGGAAGCCGCCATGGCCATCCGCGCCGGAGTTCTCTCCTCCCGCGAGGCGACGGAGGCGTGCCTCGCCCGCATCGCGCGGCTCCAGCCGACCATCAACGCCTTCATCGCCATCGAGCCGGAGGCGGCCCTCGCCGCCGCAGACGCGGCCGACGCGGCGCTGGCGCGGGGCGAGGAGAAGGGCCTGCTCCACGGCCTGCCGCTCGCCCACAAGGACATGTTCTACGAGGAGGGTCGCGTCTCCACCTGCGGCTCGAAGATCCTGCGGGACAAGGTGGCGACCACGAACTCCACGGCCCTCGCCCGCATCAAGGCGGCGGGAACGGTGCGGCTCGGCACGCTGCACATGGTGGAGTTCGCGTATGGCCCCACCGGACACAACGCCCATTTCGGCGCGGCGCGAAACCCGTGGAACACCGCCCATGTGACGGGCGGCTCCTCCTCCGGCTCGGGGGCGGCGGTGGCGGCGCGGCTCACCTATGGCGCGCTCGGCTCGGACACCGGCGGCTCCATCCGCATGCCGGCCAATTTCTGCGGCGTCACGGGGCTGAAGACCACGGTCGGGCTCGTGAGCCGCTACGGCGCCATGCCGCTGTCCTTCTCCCTCGACACCATCGGCCCGCTGGCGCGAACGGTGGAGGATTGCGCCATCCTGCTCCAGCTGATGGCCGGCCACGACCCGTTCGACCCCACCACCGCTACCGCGCCGGTGCCGGACTATCTCGCCGCCGCCGAAGGTCGCCTCAAGGGCCTCACCATCGGCATCCCCGATGCGTTCTATGTGGACGATCTCGACCCCGAGGTCGCCCGCGTGCTGGACGAGACCATCGCCACCCTGAAGCGCGGCGGCGCGCGCATCGTCGGCGTCTCGTTGCCCGACCAGACGAAGCTCTCCGGCGCCTCGCAGGTGGTGCTGAACTGCGAGGCCTCTGCCAGCCACAAGGCGTGGCTTCTGGAGCGTCCGCAGGATTATGGCCCGCAGATCCGCTCCCGGCTGGAGAACGGCTTCGCCATCCCCGCCGTGACCTATCTGGAAGCGCTGCGCTGGCGCGGGCCGGCGCTGGCGGAGCATCTGGCCGCAGTCGCGGAGGTGGATGCCGTGCTCGCCCCCACCGCCCCCATGCCCGCCCCCACCATCGCCGAGACCGTCACGGACGGTGGGCCGGGCGCCGAGGCGATGATCCAGCGCATCACCCGCTTCACCCGTCCGGTGAACTATCTCGGCCTGCCCACCGTGAGCCTGCCCTGCGGCTTCACCGGCACGGGGCTTCCCATCGGATTTCAGGTCATCGGCCGGCCGTTCGCCGAGGCGACGCTGATCCGCATCGGCGCCGCTTTCCAGCGTGAGACCGATTTCCACGAACAGATGCCGGAGGAGGCATAA